TGGACTCGGGCACCGACCTTGATCGATTCATCAACACTGACAAGTTCGCAAAGTGCAATGAAGACCCGCTCGGCTACGGAGTCAAGTGAGAAAGTCGAGAATTGGGCGCGCCAAGTCGATCGGACTTCTGAGCGTTGCGCTAGCGACCGCTGCGCTGGTCGGCGGAGCCGTCGTTGCGCTAATTCCGGAACGTCTGCCCGCGAGCGTCGAGCCACCGGCTCGCCCGAAGACGCTGCCCATTGTTCTTCAACCCTACGACGACCCGAGAACGGTGAGCTTCAGCGTCCAACCGGGCGCGGAGGCGTCACTGTTCTCACCCGCAGCAGGTCTCGTTTCATCCTTCGAGTGCGTGCCGGGTGCGATGCTTCGCTCCGGGGAGGCAATCATCCATGTCGAAGGTTCCCCTCTCGTCGCATTTTCTACGAGCGAGCCGCTGTGGCGGGACTTCGTTGCTGGCGACACGGGTGCCGACGTTCTGGCGGCACAACGGGAGCTCGAGAGGTTGGGTTACGCGCTCCACGCCGACGGTCGTTACGGTGCCGCTACCGCGGCGGCACTGGCGAAGTTCATGAAGTCTGCGGGAATCGTGAACCCGGACCCGGCCAAGGTCAGAGCTTCAGTGGTCTGGTTGCCCGCGCCGGTATCACGAGCGACAACGTGCGAAGCCCAGATCGGGCAAAGACTACGCGACGATGAGCGTCTCGCTTCTGTCAGCGATGCTGTCCTGTCGGCGAAGGTCGCGCAGCTTCCGGACGGCGCCGTTCTGGGCCCGAGGGTACTGCGTTACAAAGGGCGATCGATACCCATTACTGAATCGGGAATTGCGTCACCCATTGCCGCCGAGCTCCTCCCACCACGCAGTGCGAAGGCTGCGGAAGGAAATGAGGAGTCTCCGGAAGAACAATCGGGAACGGCGGCGCTTGCAGCTCCAATTCAGGTTGCCAGCGTCACACCCTCGGCCGTTTTCGGTCTGGACGGACAGGAGGGCTGCCTTCTGAGCGGCAACCGCATCGTGCCTGTGACCGTGGTGGGGTCGGCTCTTGGTCAGACTTTCGTTCGCTTCAAAGTGGCTAAGGTTCCGGATGTCATCAATCTCGACCCGGATTCCCATCGAAGATGCGCCTGAAACTGGAAAATCTGGGTCATGCGTTCTCTGAGGGCAGGTGGCTATTTCGAGGGTTGACGGGCGAGATCGTGAGCGGCAGCACCTACGCGGTCACCGGACCGTCCGGGTCAGGGAAGAGCACGCTTCTCTCACTGCTCGCCGGGTGGCATCAGCCAGTGGAGGGCAACATCACGCGCGACGAATGTCGCTCCGTCGCGTGGGTCTTTCAGAATCCGTTCGGCGTCGCTCGTCGTACGGCCCAGGACCACGTTGCGTTGGCGCTACTGGCCCAGGGACTCTCGCCTGCTCGAGCGGACGCGCAGGCAGCGGTCCTGCTCGACCGCTTTGGGCTGCGTCAAGTACGTAATCGTGCTTTCTCTGCGCTATCGGGCGGGGAAGCACAGCGATTGATGCTTGCGCGGGCTGTCGCTTCGGACGCGGACGTCTTGCTAGTGGATGAGCCGACGGCGCAGCTGGATCGAAGCAGCGCGAGGATCGTAAATGAAACCATTGGTCAGCTTGCGCGTCGCGACAAGATCGTGGTGATCGCGACCCATGACGAAGAGACGCGGGCGCGATGCAGGCGCTCAATCGACCTCGGCGTGAGCGGGGTATTCGCTTGAAATGGCGTGCCATCTGTCGCGAGGCATGGCGCAATCTTGTCTCCGGTACGTCTCGCACTGCGATGTTTAGTGCTGCTTTGGCGCTCGCGTGCATCTGCTCCATCGCGGCGGACGGAGTTGCCATCCAGGACATCCTTGTGCGAGCAGATTCCTTTCATCAGTCTGGTGGTTCTATTTGGGTTATTTCCTCATCCGATCGAGTCGATGCCGCGCTCTGCGAGAGGTTGGCATCCGTGCCAGGCGTCAAATCAGCTGGAGCCATAAAGCGGTCGATCGAACGGGTGACGCCCGTCCTCCTCTCTGATTCGCCCATCCCCGTATCGGCGATCACGCCTGGCTTCGTGCGACTTCTGGGTGCTCACCT
This region of Leifsonia sp. fls2-241-R2A-40a genomic DNA includes:
- a CDS encoding peptidoglycan-binding protein: MRKSRIGRAKSIGLLSVALATAALVGGAVVALIPERLPASVEPPARPKTLPIVLQPYDDPRTVSFSVQPGAEASLFSPAAGLVSSFECVPGAMLRSGEAIIHVEGSPLVAFSTSEPLWRDFVAGDTGADVLAAQRELERLGYALHADGRYGAATAAALAKFMKSAGIVNPDPAKVRASVVWLPAPVSRATTCEAQIGQRLRDDERLASVSDAVLSAKVAQLPDGAVLGPRVLRYKGRSIPITESGIASPIAAELLPPRSAKAAEGNEESPEEQSGTAALAAPIQVASVTPSAVFGLDGQEGCLLSGNRIVPVTVVGSALGQTFVRFKVAKVPDVINLDPDSHRRCA
- a CDS encoding ATP-binding cassette domain-containing protein, which codes for MRLKLENLGHAFSEGRWLFRGLTGEIVSGSTYAVTGPSGSGKSTLLSLLAGWHQPVEGNITRDECRSVAWVFQNPFGVARRTAQDHVALALLAQGLSPARADAQAAVLLDRFGLRQVRNRAFSALSGGEAQRLMLARAVASDADVLLVDEPTAQLDRSSARIVNETIGQLARRDKIVVIATHDEETRARCRRSIDLGVSGVFA